GGGCTGCGCCGGGCTGGTCAGCAGTTCGGCGCCCAGAAAACCCGGCTGCCCCGGCAGCGTGTCCAACCACGCAGCGAGGGCACGTCCAGCTTGCTCCCCTCTGGCCTCGGCGTAGTGGACCCGGTGCGGAGCGCTCACTCGTACAGGCTCAGCGGGTCCTTGGGATTCCAGCGCAGGTAGGTGCCGAAATGCAGGTGCGTGCCCGTGCTGCGGCCCGTGTTGCCCACCCGTCCGATGATCTGTCCCTGCGTGACCGTCTCGCCCGCCCGCACGAGGTTGGCGCTGAGGTGCGCGTAACGGGTGATCCAGCCGTCCGGATGCTCCAGCACCACCGTCCAGCCCCAGCCGCGCTTGAAGTCGGCCCGCGACTCGATGACCCGGCCGGAGCGGGCCGCGCGGACCGGCGAGCCGTGCGGGGCGAGGATATCCACCCCGTAGTGCATTTCGCGATCGCCGTCCATCACCCGCTGGCCGAAGTCGCTGCTGATGCCCGCGTACCCCGCCACCGGCCACAGCCACCCGCGCGAGGAGGCGGGCGCGGCGCTGACCCGCACCGACGCTGCCCGCACCACCGCGCCGCCCGTTCTGGCCGGAGTTGCCCGCAGGCCCGAGGCCACCGTGCGTGGGGGAATCCTGACGATAGCGCCCGCCCGTAGCACCTTGCCGCCCCGGTAGGCCGGATTGGCCCCCAGCAGCCGCGCGAGGCTGATCCCGTAGCGCCGCGCGATCACGGTGAGGTTCTCGCCACCCTGAACCCGGTGGGTGCGCCCTGCCAGTATCCGGTCAGGAATCTTCAGCACCTGCCCAGCCCGCACGTAGTTGGCGTTACGGAGGACCGGGTTGGCCGACTTCAGGGCGGCGATGCTCACGCCCGCACGCCCCGCGATCACCGTGAGGTTGTCTCCTGGCTT
This portion of the Deinococcus terrestris genome encodes:
- a CDS encoding M23 family metallopeptidase; the protein is MNPTLIRRSRRPVVRGLLAAAALLLPGLLPGGTAEAAGSYRVKPGDNLTVIAGRAGVSIAALKSANPVLRNANYVRAGQVLKIPDRILAGRTHRVQGGENLTVIARRYGISLARLLGANPAYRGGKVLRAGAIVRIPPRTVASGLRATPARTGGAVVRAASVRVSAAPASSRGWLWPVAGYAGISSDFGQRVMDGDREMHYGVDILAPHGSPVRAARSGRVIESRADFKRGWGWTVVLEHPDGWITRYAHLSANLVRAGETVTQGQIIGRVGNTGRSTGTHLHFGTYLRWNPKDPLSLYE